A single window of Ignavibacteriota bacterium DNA harbors:
- a CDS encoding TetR/AcrR family transcriptional regulator has translation MTTENKKIQEERMKGYFIDSTKKILKGEGLKAVNVRNIAREAGYSYATLYNYFKDIKDLVFECIKDFQSECQEIVNSETENSARGIEKIKMVTRSYIKYFIQYPGIFELFYLEKTGDLGHKKPTLTMIYNFLDVLYGDEWNYCVENNIFSKESIETKSNILKNFSVGMLLFYLNRYSPADYSKFIELSNKQIDYILL, from the coding sequence ATGACAACTGAAAACAAAAAAATTCAAGAAGAAAGAATGAAGGGATACTTCATTGATTCTACAAAAAAAATATTAAAAGGTGAAGGATTAAAGGCAGTAAATGTTAGAAATATTGCTCGTGAAGCCGGTTATTCATACGCTACTTTATATAATTATTTTAAAGATATAAAAGATCTTGTTTTTGAATGTATAAAAGATTTCCAATCGGAATGCCAGGAAATAGTTAATTCTGAAACGGAAAATAGCGCACGCGGAATTGAAAAAATTAAAATGGTTACAAGGTCTTATATCAAATACTTTATTCAGTACCCCGGAATATTTGAATTGTTTTATTTAGAAAAAACGGGAGATTTGGGTCATAAAAAACCTACTTTAACAATGATTTATAATTTTCTTGATGTGCTTTATGGAGATGAGTGGAATTACTGCGTTGAAAATAATATTTTCTCAAAAGAATCCATTGAAACTAAAAGTAATATATTGAAAAATTTTTCTGTCGGAATGCTCTTATTTTATTTAAACAGATACAGTCCGGCAGATTATTCCAAATTTATTGAGCTTTCAAATAAGCAAATTGATTACATTCTTTTATAA
- a CDS encoding amidase, whose protein sequence is MKNILTSLILAFSLSVNIFSQIDSVNLFKLNIESAEKLIDLNFTDAERDSAQDNLKFYIKSYDVIHKIDLPNNIPPAILFNPIPVGYVNNAKQEKIKLEDYSKTVMPKNIDDLAFYSIGQLAYLIKTKKITSTELTKFYIARLKKYDPILKCIITLTEDLALKQAAIADKEIADGRYRGLLHGIPYGAKDLLAVKGYKTTWGASPYKDQVIDEDATVIKKLEDAGAVLVAKLSMGALAWGDVWFGGKTKNPWDITAGSSGSSAGSASATSAGLVPFAIGTETYGSIVSPSTVCGVSGLRPTYGRVSRTGAMALCWSMDKIGPICRNTEDLAIVFNAIYGSDGIDQTIYNFPFNYDHKVNLKDLKIGYLKSDFDQQYAFHKNDSLTLDTLRKLGSKLIPIELPDIPVENISFILSAEAAAAFDELTRSNRDDLLVRQIKNAWPNEFRSARFIPAVEYINANRVRFLLIQKMAELMNNVDLFLAPSDEGNSSLLTNLSGHPCVVVPNGFSEKGTPTSITFIGKLFDEGTIISVAKKFQDATDFHQMHPKID, encoded by the coding sequence ATGAAAAATATTTTAACAAGTTTGATTTTGGCATTTTCATTATCAGTAAATATTTTTTCTCAAATAGATTCAGTTAATTTATTTAAGCTAAATATTGAAAGTGCTGAAAAATTAATAGATCTTAATTTTACCGACGCTGAAAGAGATTCCGCACAAGACAATCTTAAATTTTATATAAAAAGTTATGATGTAATTCACAAAATAGATTTACCAAATAACATTCCGCCGGCAATTTTATTTAATCCCATTCCGGTGGGATATGTAAATAATGCAAAGCAAGAAAAAATTAAATTAGAAGATTATTCAAAAACTGTAATGCCAAAAAACATAGATGATTTGGCTTTTTACAGCATTGGTCAATTGGCATATCTAATAAAGACAAAAAAAATCACTTCAACAGAATTGACAAAATTTTATATCGCAAGATTGAAAAAGTATGATCCGATATTAAAATGTATAATTACTTTAACAGAAGATTTAGCGTTAAAACAAGCAGCTATTGCCGACAAAGAAATTGCGGATGGAAGATACCGAGGATTGCTTCATGGAATTCCTTACGGGGCAAAAGATCTTTTAGCGGTTAAAGGATACAAAACTACATGGGGAGCCTCACCTTATAAAGATCAAGTTATTGATGAAGACGCAACTGTAATAAAAAAACTGGAAGATGCTGGAGCGGTTCTCGTCGCAAAATTATCTATGGGAGCTTTAGCTTGGGGAGATGTTTGGTTTGGCGGAAAAACAAAAAATCCATGGGATATAACAGCCGGCTCAAGCGGCTCATCGGCTGGTTCAGCTTCCGCAACTTCGGCAGGACTTGTACCATTCGCGATTGGTACTGAAACGTATGGTTCAATTGTTTCTCCCTCAACTGTTTGCGGAGTTTCGGGATTACGCCCAACTTATGGAAGAGTAAGCAGAACAGGTGCAATGGCTTTATGCTGGTCGATGGATAAAATTGGTCCAATTTGCAGAAATACGGAAGATTTAGCAATTGTATTTAATGCAATTTATGGATCAGACGGAATAGATCAAACAATTTATAACTTTCCATTTAATTATGATCATAAAGTAAATTTGAAAGACTTAAAAATTGGTTATTTAAAAAGTGATTTTGATCAACAATATGCTTTTCATAAAAATGATTCTTTAACTCTTGATACATTGAGAAAATTAGGATCAAAATTAATTCCTATTGAATTGCCTGATATTCCGGTAGAAAACATTTCATTTATACTTTCCGCGGAAGCAGCTGCGGCGTTTGATGAATTAACAAGATCGAATAGAGATGATTTATTAGTCAGGCAAATTAAAAACGCATGGCCGAATGAATTTAGATCTGCCAGGTTTATTCCCGCTGTTGAATATATTAACGCGAACAGAGTAAGATTTTTATTGATTCAAAAAATGGCGGAACTAATGAATAACGTTGATTTATTTTTAGCTCCTTCGGATGAAGGGAACAGCTCGCTTCTCACAAATTTAAGCGGACATCCATGTGTGGTTGTCCCAAATGGATTTTCTGAAAAAGGAACTCCAACAAGCATTACTTTTATTGGGAAATTATTTGATGAAGGTACAATTATTTCAGTGGCTAAAAAATTTCAAGATGCAACGGATTTTCATCAGATGCATCCCAAAATCGATTAA
- a CDS encoding CPBP family intramembrane metalloprotease, producing the protein MYLPIIYLIICILINCAAFILGLGFLGQILVLIMGLNVFILQKFIHRDLLKNLGFRKCGLVSLGKGFLLPISILGFISIINIFSGFVKIQSLSEIKNPFNSGLPISSLNDLLIFLLINFSILFILEFFTEELLFRGYLLNRLSIRMGEMKGIFISSIIFGLWHLPISIWLIGFDPIRTSIYILNMFLLGSVFSSLFLESRSLIPVAIFHALWNTLEYNLYGFANQTGLLTGTNRILFDPEEGIIGTAVLLIWAVVLFSKKLELKKGITQHAT; encoded by the coding sequence ATGTATTTGCCAATTATCTATTTAATAATTTGCATACTTATTAATTGCGCAGCGTTCATTTTAGGATTGGGTTTTTTAGGTCAGATATTAGTTCTTATTATGGGATTGAATGTTTTTATTCTTCAAAAATTTATTCACAGAGATTTATTAAAAAATCTTGGATTTAGAAAATGCGGTTTGGTTAGTCTGGGAAAAGGATTTCTGCTGCCAATTTCAATTTTAGGATTTATCTCAATTATCAATATTTTTTCTGGATTTGTAAAAATTCAATCGTTAAGTGAAATTAAAAATCCTTTTAATAGCGGATTACCAATTTCATCGTTAAATGATTTACTAATTTTTTTATTAATAAATTTTTCAATCTTATTTATACTTGAATTTTTTACAGAAGAATTATTATTCCGCGGTTATTTACTTAACAGATTGTCAATTCGCATGGGCGAAATGAAAGGAATATTCATCAGTTCAATCATTTTTGGACTATGGCATTTGCCAATTTCAATCTGGTTAATTGGGTTTGATCCAATCAGAACATCAATTTACATTTTAAACATGTTTTTGCTTGGGTCTGTTTTTTCATCATTATTTTTAGAATCAAGAAGTTTAATTCCGGTAGCTATCTTTCATGCTTTGTGGAACACACTTGAATATAATTTGTATGGATTTGCAAATCAAACCGGACTCTTAACCGGAACTAACAGAATATTATTTGATCCTGAAGAAGGAATAATTGGAACGGCTGTGTTACTAATTTGGGCTGTAGTTTTATTTTCAAAAAAATTGGAACTTAAAAAAGGGATAACCCAACATGCAACGTAA
- a CDS encoding agmatine deiminase family protein, translated as MSNNIRYPAEWEEHKSTIICWPHQKEDWPGKFMPIHWVYTEIVKYLSRGEIVRIIVQSNEQKEKVMNYLSRAEIISNKIDFIISKTDRGWMRDSSPAFIKTGNKTKAVQFTFNGWAKYSNHKLDKKIPNILSKQLGIEITTAIYKNKNVVLEGGAIDVNGNGTLLTTEECLLDENIQTRNPGFTKKDYEEVFKKYLGIKNIIWLNKGIAGDDTHGHVDDLCRFVNENTLLICNEENVNDENYKHLKENLEILEDVKLQDGSKPNVVRLPMPSPIIFEGMRLPASYANFYISNYAVLVPTFNDPNDRIALNIIKEFFPERKVIGIHAVDLVWGLGTLHCLSHEEPI; from the coding sequence ATGAGCAATAATATAAGATATCCGGCTGAATGGGAAGAACATAAATCAACAATTATTTGCTGGCCTCATCAAAAAGAGGATTGGCCGGGAAAATTTATGCCGATTCATTGGGTTTATACAGAAATTGTAAAATATTTATCGCGCGGTGAAATAGTAAGAATAATTGTTCAGTCAAATGAGCAAAAAGAAAAAGTAATGAATTATTTATCAAGAGCCGAGATCATATCGAATAAAATTGATTTTATTATTTCAAAAACTGACCGCGGCTGGATGAGAGATTCTTCACCCGCATTTATAAAAACCGGAAATAAAACAAAAGCCGTTCAGTTTACATTTAACGGCTGGGCAAAATATTCAAATCATAAATTAGATAAAAAAATTCCAAATATTTTATCTAAACAACTAGGTATTGAAATTACTACCGCAATTTATAAAAATAAAAATGTGGTTTTAGAGGGCGGCGCAATTGATGTAAATGGAAACGGAACTTTGCTAACAACAGAAGAATGTTTGCTTGATGAAAACATTCAAACTAGAAATCCGGGTTTTACTAAAAAAGATTATGAAGAAGTTTTCAAAAAATACTTGGGAATTAAAAATATAATTTGGTTGAATAAAGGAATTGCCGGAGATGATACACACGGTCATGTAGATGATCTTTGCAGATTTGTAAATGAAAACACTTTACTTATTTGCAATGAAGAAAATGTGAACGATGAAAATTACAAGCATCTAAAAGAAAATTTGGAAATTCTTGAAGATGTAAAATTGCAAGATGGCTCAAAACCCAATGTGGTTAGGCTTCCAATGCCTTCACCAATTATTTTTGAAGGAATGAGATTGCCCGCAAGTTATGCGAATTTTTATATTTCTAATTACGCGGTATTAGTCCCGACATTTAATGATCCAAATGATAGAATCGCGTTAAATATTATTAAAGAATTTTTCCCGGAAAGAAAAGTCATAGGAATTCATGCAGTAGATCTAGTTTGGGGACTTGGAACACTTCACTGCTTAAGTCATGAAGAACCTATATAA